In one window of Candidatus Omnitrophota bacterium DNA:
- a CDS encoding ATP-dependent Clp protease ATP-binding subunit: MFNRFTERARKVIVYAKEEARRFNHDYIGTEHLLLGLIREGEGVAAAVLQKLGLDLETIRIEVEKLVQPGPQTQVLGDIPFTPRSKKALELSAEEARALGHNYIGTEHLLLGLVKEGEGMAYRVLLNLGLDLGKLRNEVMELLGSGIPGFNAQEQTGGGRSGKTPAIDAYGRNLNKLAKENKLDPVIGRQNEIERIVQILSRRTKNNPVLLGEAGVGKTAIVEGLAQLIIKGDVPELLREKNIVVLDLALMIAGTKYRGQFEERIKAIMDEIKRSGKIVLFIDELHTLVGAGAAEGAIDAANILKPALARGEIQCIGATTLDEYRKHIEKDAALERRFQTIMVDPPSVEQAIQILQGLRDKYEAHHRVRYSDEALEAAVKLSDRYISGRALPDKAVDILDEAGSRARIKAMEVPPDIKDLELQIEQLRKEKEAFIKSQDFEKAASMRDQERITREKLEKLRAEWSERRDTVTVTVGEEDIARVISQWTQIPLVRLGQNESEKLLKMEEQMRKNVVGQTEAISAIARAVRRSRAGIKDPKRPIGSFIFLGPTGVGKTLLARVLTEFMFGDADALIQIDMSEYMDKFNVSRLIGAPPGYVGYEEGGQLTEKVRRKPYSVVLLDEIEKAHPDVFNILLQVFEEGRLTDSLGRKVDFRNTIIIMTSNVGAEMLRSKGSLGFVSPAGDATYSDMKTRLLDEVKKVFKPEFLNRIDDIIVFQSLTKENLQQIVDLEVKHVTARLKDKDILVELSPEALELLIEKGFDPVFGARPLKRTIQRLLEDPLAEEIISGQYKDGTRIKVNRRNDNLVFEKPEP, encoded by the coding sequence ATGTTCAATAGATTCACCGAACGGGCCAGGAAAGTCATCGTCTACGCTAAGGAAGAGGCGAGGCGTTTTAACCACGATTACATCGGGACCGAACATCTTCTGCTGGGGCTGATCCGCGAAGGCGAGGGCGTGGCCGCCGCGGTCCTGCAGAAGCTCGGCCTTGATCTTGAGACGATCCGCATTGAGGTGGAAAAGCTGGTCCAGCCCGGTCCTCAGACCCAGGTCCTGGGCGACATTCCGTTCACCCCACGCTCGAAAAAAGCCCTCGAACTTTCCGCCGAAGAGGCGCGCGCCCTCGGGCATAATTATATCGGGACAGAGCATCTTCTCCTCGGTCTTGTCAAGGAAGGCGAAGGCATGGCCTATCGCGTGCTCCTGAATCTCGGCCTGGACCTCGGCAAACTGCGCAACGAGGTCATGGAGCTCCTCGGTTCGGGAATTCCCGGGTTTAACGCCCAGGAGCAGACCGGCGGAGGGCGGTCCGGCAAGACCCCGGCGATCGACGCCTACGGCCGCAACCTCAACAAGCTGGCCAAGGAAAACAAGCTGGATCCCGTCATCGGGCGGCAGAACGAGATCGAGCGTATCGTCCAGATATTGAGCCGGAGGACCAAGAATAATCCGGTCCTTCTCGGCGAGGCCGGCGTGGGCAAGACCGCCATCGTCGAAGGCCTGGCCCAGCTGATCATCAAGGGCGACGTCCCTGAGCTTCTGCGCGAGAAGAATATCGTGGTCCTGGACCTGGCGCTCATGATCGCGGGCACCAAATACCGCGGCCAGTTTGAAGAGCGCATCAAGGCGATCATGGACGAAATCAAGCGGTCCGGCAAGATCGTCCTGTTCATTGACGAGCTTCATACCCTTGTCGGCGCCGGGGCCGCCGAAGGCGCGATCGACGCGGCCAACATCCTCAAGCCGGCCCTGGCCCGCGGCGAGATCCAGTGCATCGGCGCCACCACGCTGGACGAATACCGGAAACATATCGAAAAAGACGCGGCCTTGGAGCGGCGTTTCCAGACCATCATGGTGGACCCGCCGTCCGTCGAGCAGGCGATCCAGATCCTCCAGGGGCTGCGCGACAAATATGAGGCGCATCACCGCGTGAGATATTCCGACGAGGCCCTGGAAGCTGCCGTCAAATTGTCGGACCGTTATATTTCCGGCCGTGCCCTGCCGGACAAGGCCGTGGACATCCTGGATGAGGCCGGCTCCCGTGCGAGGATCAAGGCCATGGAGGTCCCGCCGGACATCAAGGACCTGGAATTACAGATCGAGCAGTTGCGCAAGGAAAAAGAGGCCTTCATCAAGAGCCAGGATTTTGAAAAGGCCGCCAGCATGCGCGACCAGGAACGTATCACGCGCGAGAAGCTGGAAAAGTTGCGCGCCGAGTGGAGCGAGCGCCGGGACACCGTGACGGTCACCGTCGGAGAAGAGGACATCGCCCGGGTCATTTCCCAGTGGACGCAGATCCCCCTGGTGCGGCTTGGACAGAACGAAAGCGAGAAGCTCCTCAAGATGGAGGAGCAGATGCGCAAAAACGTCGTCGGGCAGACCGAGGCCATCAGCGCGATCGCCCGCGCCGTCCGCCGTTCGCGGGCCGGGATCAAGGACCCGAAACGTCCGATCGGATCGTTCATCTTTCTGGGGCCGACCGGCGTGGGAAAAACCCTGCTCGCCCGTGTTCTGACCGAATTCATGTTCGGCGACGCCGACGCCCTGATCCAGATCGACATGTCGGAATACATGGACAAGTTCAACGTCTCGCGCCTGATCGGCGCGCCGCCGGGATATGTCGGGTATGAAGAAGGCGGCCAGCTGACCGAAAAGGTCCGGCGCAAACCGTATTCCGTTGTCCTCCTCGATGAGATCGAGAAGGCCCATCCGGACGTATTCAATATCCTCCTGCAGGTTTTTGAAGAAGGCCGCCTCACCGACAGCCTGGGGCGCAAGGTGGATTTCCGCAACACGATCATTATCATGACCTCCAACGTCGGCGCGGAGATGCTGCGCAGCAAGGGGTCGCTGGGGTTCGTCTCTCCGGCGGGCGACGCCACCTACTCCGACATGAAGACGCGCCTTCTGGACGAAGTGAAAAAGGTTTTTAAGCCGGAATTCCTCAACCGTATCGACGACATCATCGTGTTCCAGTCCCTGACCAAGGAGAACCTCCAGCAGATCGTTGATCTGGAGGTCAAGCACGTCACGGCACGGCTCAAGGACAAGGATATCCTTGTGGAATTGAGCCCCGAAGCGCTGGAACTGTTGATCGAGAAAGGGTTTGACCCCGTCTTCGGGGCCAGGCCTCTCAAGAGGACCATCCAGCGCCTGTTGGAAGATCCTTTGGCGGAAGAGATCATCTCCGGCCAGTACAAGGACGGGACCAGGATCAAGGTCAACCGAAGAAACGACAACCTGGTCTTCGAAAAGCCGGAACCTTAA
- a CDS encoding ABC transporter permease, giving the protein MNYENWISYRYLIASKGRFLTFLNFISIAGVAVGVAALIVVTGIMTGFGNNLRNKIIGTTPHVAIEKETGIRDYEAVMRQVRGLAGVKGVSGYIQGNIFIEEEGQALGLVIRGINPSTEPQVTQVQEYVVEGDLAGLSKGGIVIGNELARYFGYSLGDKVTLIAPGSGMAGRGWRFELPITGIFNTGMVDYDMKLVVVDLKKAQEILNIPSDKVSGIGVKIDNPYDAREVKQAVYDALGYSFLVKTWIDVNRNLFEALFLEKWGLFIVLTLMVLVASFNIVSTLVVTVTSKIHDIGILQSFGVPQKSIRSIFTKQGILIGVLGTFWGVVSGVGLSYLLRTYIKVPAEIYSIDHVPVELQLSDLLAIVTAALVISYVASIYPAAKAAQLQPVEALRYE; this is encoded by the coding sequence GTTTTTGAATTTCATTTCGATCGCCGGGGTTGCCGTCGGCGTCGCCGCTCTCATTGTGGTGACCGGCATTATGACCGGGTTCGGCAACAATCTGCGCAATAAGATCATCGGCACCACCCCGCACGTGGCCATCGAGAAAGAGACCGGGATCCGCGATTATGAGGCTGTCATGAGGCAGGTCCGCGGCCTGGCCGGAGTGAAAGGCGTTTCAGGGTATATCCAGGGGAATATTTTTATCGAAGAAGAGGGCCAGGCCCTCGGGCTTGTGATCCGGGGCATCAATCCCTCGACCGAACCCCAGGTCACCCAGGTTCAGGAATACGTGGTGGAGGGAGACCTGGCGGGGTTGTCCAAAGGCGGGATCGTCATCGGCAACGAGCTGGCGCGTTATTTCGGGTATTCTTTGGGCGATAAGGTGACTCTGATCGCCCCGGGATCAGGCATGGCCGGGCGGGGCTGGCGGTTTGAGCTGCCGATCACCGGGATTTTTAACACCGGCATGGTGGACTACGACATGAAGCTGGTCGTGGTGGATCTCAAAAAGGCCCAGGAGATTCTTAACATCCCGTCCGACAAGGTGTCCGGCATCGGCGTCAAGATCGATAACCCGTACGACGCCAGGGAGGTGAAGCAGGCCGTTTATGACGCCTTGGGTTACAGCTTTCTGGTGAAGACCTGGATCGACGTGAACCGCAACCTTTTCGAAGCGCTGTTCCTGGAGAAGTGGGGGCTATTCATCGTCCTCACCCTGATGGTCTTGGTGGCGTCGTTCAATATCGTGAGCACCCTGGTCGTGACCGTGACGAGCAAGATCCACGACATCGGCATCCTGCAGTCCTTCGGCGTGCCGCAGAAATCCATCCGGAGCATCTTCACCAAGCAGGGGATCCTGATCGGCGTCCTCGGGACATTCTGGGGAGTTGTCAGCGGCGTGGGGCTGAGTTATCTTTTGAGGACTTACATCAAGGTCCCGGCGGAAATTTATTCGATCGACCATGTGCCGGTGGAACTGCAATTGTCGGACCTTCTGGCGATCGTGACCGCGGCCCTGGTGATCAGTTACGTGGCCAGCATTTATCCGGCGGCCAAGGCCGCCCAGCTCCAGCCGGTGGAGGCGTTGAGGTACGAATAG
- a CDS encoding protein arginine kinase yields MDLNELINRTGEWLKGTGPHSNIVMSSRIRLARNLSQVPFPNRASKKGLIETIELVQKALSGVERMKSSTTFKINDLDNIDRQFLVERHLMSHEHATNTESKALVVAEDETVSIMINEEDHLRIQGIGSGFNLSETWDLINSLDDHLSQSLDFAFLPEWGYLTACPTNTGTAMRGSVMLHLPALVMTKQINKVLAAIAKLSFASRGFYGEGTQASGNFYQISNQVSLGHSEEDIIQNINGLIRQVIEQEEQARQALLMQNKPMLEDKIFRSLGILKNAHIISSQETVELLSMVRLGIDLGIVKDVDRKTMNELFIMIQPAHLQKLEGKKLTTTSRDSRRASLIRQKFGSV; encoded by the coding sequence ATGGACCTTAATGAACTGATCAACCGGACCGGCGAATGGCTCAAAGGCACGGGGCCGCATTCGAACATCGTGATGTCCTCGCGCATCCGTCTCGCCCGTAACCTCAGTCAGGTGCCGTTTCCCAACCGGGCGAGCAAGAAGGGTCTGATCGAGACCATCGAGCTCGTTCAGAAGGCCTTGTCCGGGGTCGAGAGGATGAAAAGCAGCACGACCTTCAAGATCAACGACCTGGACAATATCGACCGTCAATTCCTGGTCGAGCGTCATCTCATGAGCCACGAGCATGCGACCAACACCGAGTCCAAAGCGCTGGTCGTGGCCGAGGACGAAACGGTCTCCATCATGATCAACGAGGAAGATCATCTGCGCATCCAGGGCATCGGTTCGGGGTTTAATCTGAGCGAAACCTGGGATTTGATCAATTCGCTCGACGACCATTTGTCCCAGTCCCTGGATTTCGCCTTCTTGCCGGAGTGGGGGTACCTGACCGCCTGTCCGACCAACACCGGGACCGCCATGCGCGGCTCGGTGATGCTGCACCTTCCGGCCCTGGTCATGACCAAGCAGATCAACAAGGTCCTGGCCGCCATCGCCAAATTGAGTTTCGCCTCGAGAGGTTTTTACGGCGAGGGGACCCAGGCCAGCGGGAACTTTTACCAGATCTCCAACCAGGTGTCCCTCGGCCATAGCGAGGAGGACATCATTCAGAACATCAACGGGTTGATCCGCCAGGTCATCGAGCAGGAAGAGCAGGCCCGTCAGGCCCTGCTGATGCAGAACAAGCCGATGCTGGAGGACAAAATTTTCCGTTCGCTCGGTATCCTCAAGAATGCGCACATCATCTCCAGCCAGGAAACCGTGGAGCTGCTGTCCATGGTGCGGCTGGGGATCGACCTGGGCATCGTCAAGGACGTGGACCGCAAGACCATGAACGAGTTGTTCATCATGATCCAGCCGGCGCACCTGCAAAAGCTTGAAGGCAAAAAACTCACAACGACATCCCGGGATTCCCGGCGGGCCAGCTTGATTCGTCAGAAGTTCGGCTCGGTTTAA
- the ilvE gene encoding branched-chain-amino-acid transaminase: MKIYINGRFVDKEDAKVSVYDHGFLYGDGAFEGIRSYGRLVFKLKEHVDRLYETAHTLMIEIPLTRVQMAKAIVDTLKENKLDDAYIRVVVSRGEGDLGLDPRKCFGKPNTIIIADKITLYPAELYKKGLEIITVPTVRNHPEALNPRLKSLNYLNNILAKIEANNSGYLEAIMLDNHGFVAECTGDNIFMAKNGVLSTPSQGRLSGITRDAVLSLAAEHKIKTLETHITRHELYNADECFLTGTAAEIIPVVKIDGRLVGNGKPGALTLKLLQWFHTITRQDGIRY, encoded by the coding sequence ATGAAAATTTATATCAACGGCCGATTTGTGGACAAAGAAGACGCCAAGGTGTCCGTGTACGATCACGGGTTCCTTTACGGCGACGGGGCCTTTGAGGGCATCCGCTCCTATGGCCGGCTTGTGTTCAAGCTCAAGGAGCACGTGGACCGGCTTTATGAAACAGCCCATACCCTGATGATCGAGATCCCGCTGACCCGCGTTCAGATGGCCAAGGCCATCGTGGACACGCTCAAGGAAAACAAGCTCGACGACGCCTATATCCGGGTGGTGGTGAGCCGGGGGGAAGGGGACCTGGGGCTGGACCCCCGCAAATGTTTCGGCAAGCCGAACACCATCATCATCGCCGACAAAATTACGCTCTATCCCGCGGAACTTTACAAAAAAGGGCTTGAGATCATCACCGTGCCAACGGTGCGCAACCATCCCGAGGCGCTCAACCCGCGGCTGAAATCGCTCAACTACCTCAACAATATCCTGGCGAAGATCGAGGCGAATAATTCGGGGTACCTGGAAGCGATCATGCTGGACAACCACGGGTTTGTGGCCGAGTGCACGGGCGACAATATTTTTATGGCCAAGAACGGCGTCCTGTCAACGCCGTCCCAGGGCCGCCTGAGCGGGATCACCCGCGACGCCGTGCTGTCGCTGGCCGCGGAGCACAAGATCAAAACGCTGGAGACCCATATCACGCGCCACGAGCTGTATAACGCCGACGAATGTTTTCTGACCGGCACGGCGGCCGAGATCATCCCGGTGGTGAAGATCGACGGCCGGCTTGTCGGCAACGGCAAGCCCGGAGCTTTGACGTTGAAACTTTTGCAGTGGTTCCACACCATCACCCGGCAGGACGGAATCCGGTACTAA
- a CDS encoding UvrB/UvrC motif-containing protein: MLCDICSKKKATVHLTEIVDDQMTEMHLCEECAREKSVQMEQQFGLADLLAGLADFGKQVKEFEKVKLECPACGMSYEDFRKFGRLGCGNCYPAFKQHLSSLLKKIHGSGRHVGKSPTKLIQAQAGKKAVDTLQDLRHQLQRAIESEDFEKAAELRDKIRQAESREQA; encoded by the coding sequence ATGCTTTGCGACATTTGCAGCAAGAAAAAAGCGACTGTCCATCTGACCGAGATCGTCGACGACCAGATGACCGAGATGCACCTCTGCGAAGAATGCGCGCGGGAGAAGAGCGTGCAGATGGAGCAGCAGTTCGGCCTGGCGGACCTTTTGGCCGGGCTGGCGGATTTCGGCAAGCAGGTCAAGGAATTCGAGAAGGTCAAACTGGAATGCCCGGCCTGCGGCATGAGCTACGAGGATTTCCGAAAATTCGGCCGTCTGGGCTGCGGGAATTGTTACCCGGCCTTCAAACAGCACCTTTCATCGCTGTTGAAAAAGATCCATGGGTCCGGCCGCCATGTCGGCAAGTCGCCGACGAAATTGATCCAGGCGCAGGCCGGCAAGAAAGCCGTGGACACCCTCCAGGATTTGCGTCATCAACTGCAGAGGGCGATCGAATCGGAAGATTTTGAAAAAGCGGCGGAGTTGCGCGACAAGATCCGCCAGGCGGAAAGCCGCGAACAGGCATAG
- a CDS encoding ABC transporter ATP-binding protein: protein MLEARNIQKVYRQNGSELRVLKGIDLKIEKGGVHAVVGPSGAGKSTLLHILGGLDKPTQGEVLLDDRNIYKLNDGERAKIRNLKIGFIFQFYHLLPEFTALENVILPALVKADLRNSDELKGKGERLLERVGLQARMSHKPNQLSGGEQQRVAIARALVNEPAIIFCDEPTGNLDSETGEAIIDLLMELNARNQQTLLIVTHDEGIARRSHKTIHMKDGMLVPLNPAHL from the coding sequence GTGCTGGAAGCGCGTAACATCCAAAAGGTTTACCGTCAGAACGGCAGCGAGTTGCGCGTTTTGAAAGGAATCGATCTCAAGATCGAAAAGGGCGGCGTTCACGCGGTTGTGGGACCGTCCGGGGCCGGCAAATCGACCCTGTTGCACATCCTGGGAGGGCTGGACAAGCCCACACAGGGCGAGGTCCTTCTGGATGACCGGAACATTTACAAGCTCAACGACGGTGAAAGGGCCAAGATCCGCAACCTGAAGATCGGGTTCATTTTTCAGTTTTATCACCTTTTGCCGGAATTCACCGCCCTGGAAAATGTCATCCTGCCTGCGCTGGTCAAGGCCGATCTGAGGAACTCGGACGAATTGAAGGGCAAAGGCGAGCGGCTGCTGGAGCGGGTGGGGCTGCAGGCCCGCATGTCGCACAAGCCCAATCAGCTTTCCGGCGGAGAACAGCAGCGGGTCGCCATAGCGCGGGCCCTGGTGAACGAGCCTGCCATCATTTTCTGCGATGAGCCGACCGGCAACCTGGACTCCGAGACCGGTGAGGCGATCATCGATCTTCTCATGGAACTCAACGCCCGCAACCAGCAGACCCTCCTGATCGTCACGCACGACGAAGGGATCGCGCGGCGGTCGCACAAGACCATTCATATGAAGGACGGCATGTTGGTGCCGTTGAACCCGGCGCATCTTTAA